The following proteins come from a genomic window of Asterias amurensis chromosome 15, ASM3211899v1:
- the LOC139947937 gene encoding U3 small nucleolar ribonucleoprotein protein IMP3-like → MRKLKFHEQKLLKKVDFISWEVDNNLHEVKVMRKYHIQKREDYTKYNKLSRHVRTLANKIKQLDPKDPFRTQCTSQLIEKLYMMGLIPTKRSLELCSKVNASAFCRRRLPVVMVRLNMAESVANAVRFIEQGHIRVGPELVLDPAFLVNKNLEDFVTWTDTSKIRQHVTTYNEMRDDFGPL, encoded by the exons ATGAGAAAACTCAAGTTTCAcgaacaaaaattgttgaagaAAGTCGACTTTATATCATGGGAAGTCGACAACAACTTGCACGAGGTGAAAGTGATGAGAAAATACCATATTCAGAAAAGAGAAGACTACACAAA GTATAATAAACTCAGTCGTCATGTACGGACATTGGCAAATAAGATAAAGCAGTTGGACCCTAAGGACCCTTTCCGAACACAATGCACATCACAGCTCATCGAAAAACT ATACATGATGGGTCTGATCCCTACAAAACGAAGTCTGGAGCTTTGTTCCAAAGTAAATGCATCAGCGTTTTGTAGAAGAAGACTCCCTGTTGTCATGGTGAGACTCAATATGGCGGAGTCTGTGGCCAATGCTGTTAGATTCATTGAGCAAGGAC ATATACGAGTTGGACCAGAGCTTGTGTTAGATCCTGCGTTCTTAGTTAACAA GAATTTGGAGGACTTTGTGACATGGACAGACACTTCCAAGATTCGCCAACATGTTACAACGTACAACGAGATG AGAGATGATTTTGGACCATTATAA
- the LOC139947936 gene encoding solute carrier organic anion transporter family member 2A1-like yields MDVAHSNEDRGIKDVGSPSVVVYTIEKDVDTKCGYFWWRPSCLQRFARPGVFLLVMCLFVACDGLNVGIITGSITSIEARFQFTLTELGSMQTGYCIGGIVGLLFAMYAGSRSGSNHPRLMGICGMISGVAMAVQSLPQFIQGPYTPPSHAGLENQTDGTLSSAVLTCSGHSQDCGDGVSHGISSTSAAYYIFVLGSALQGMCVMLVYPIGIAYISDCTTPGTTSLYIGIVNAVLGLGPVAGVMLAAAVIGVWVDFYGMEHGSVLALSPEDSEWIGAWWLGYLVVGIVFFIFSTLFLFFPRQMPSSSHGEYDIVSGKEVNIKVSSEEGYLTAKEFFRALLNTLKNPYCSVTCLSQSSFYFILFGYGVFIPKYLEVEFGYGRQDADLLTGVLLAPAYAVGELLAGFLVKKLNLKLRAIIRLTCGVLTGCVFGLFLLMFVGCDNDNVAGVFSSYDGLSKQSPVDLQAPCNVNCSCSLSVYAPVCNEVGVTYFSACHAGCAQSSVNKSFTDCACETASFNDSDELQMSSSVVEGACFSPCGNGVIFLIVLICVFVLATFSDLLRLTIIVRSTSSANRLVALCLAYLTQIIGIVPSGLIFGSLIDSSCVVWQESCDGVGACLLYDRDYYRLSYNGLALGVATFSALVMFVVMLWPGRKWIALAEEEHEGPGREWPGELEEQVDSKGEEETAS; encoded by the exons ATGGATGTTGCACATTCTAATGAGGACCGAGGTATCAAAGATGTTGGTTCACCATCAGTGGTTGTATATACCATAGAGAAAGATGTAGATACCAAATGCGGGTACTTCTGGTGGAGGCCATCGTGCCTCCAACGCTTCGCAAGGCCAGGTGTGTTCCTCCTGGTCATGTGCCTCTTCGTTGCCTGTGACGGCCTAAATGTCGGCATCATCACCGGCTCGATCACCTCAATCGAAGCCCGCTTCCAGTTCACCCTGACGGAGCTCGGCAGCATGCAGACCGGGTACTGCATTGGCGGAATCGTGGGCCTGCTTTTTGCGATGTACGCTGGCAGTCGATCTGGCAGCAACCACCCTAGACTGATGGGGATCTGTGGGATGATTAGCGGTGTGGCGATGGCAGTTCAGAGTCTGCCACAATTTATTCAGGGTCCGTATACACCTCCAAGTCATGCCGGGTTGGAAAACCAAACAGATGGGACTCTTAGCTCGGCGGTGCTGACTTGTTCAGGACATTCTCAGGATTGTGGTGATGGCGTATCTCACGGGATATCATCTACTAGCGCGGCTTATTACATCTTTGTTTTAGGGTCCGCATTGCAAGGCATGTGTGTGATGCTCGTGTACCCCATAGGGATCGCTTACATCTCTGACTGCACTACACCAGGAACCACATCGCTTTATATCG GCATTGTCAATGCTGTCTTGGGCCTCGGGCCCGTTGCTGGAGTCATGCTTGCTGCTGCTGTCATCGGTGTCTGGGTGGATTTTTACGGCATGGAACACGGCTCCGTACTCGCTCTCAGCCCGGAGGACTCGGAATGGATTGGGGCGTGGTGGCTTGGTTACTTGGTGGTCGGGATagtcttcttcatcttctcGACGTTGTTTCTGTTCTTTCCACGGCAGATGCCATCATCGAGTCATGGGGAGTATGATATAGTGAGTGGGAAGGAAGTGAATATCAAAGTGTCGAGCGAGGAAGGGTACCTGACCGCAAAAG AGTTTTTCCGGGCCTTGTTGAACACTCTGAAGAATCCGTACTGCTCAGTGACGTGTTTATCACAGAGCAGCTTCTACTTCATTCTCTTTGGATATGGTGTCTTTATACCCAAGTACCTCGAGGTTGAGTTTGGTTATGGAAGACAAGACGCCGATCTACTGACAG GTGTTTTACTGGCTCCTGCCTATGCTGTGGGTGAACTGCTTGCTGGTTTCCTAGTGAAGAAACTCAACTTGAAACTGAGGGCAATAATACGTCTTACATGCGGCGTCCTGACTGGGTGTGTGTTTGGTCTTTTCTTGCTCATGTTTGTTGGATGCGACAATGACAATGTTGCCGGTGTCTTCTCCAGCTACGATGGATTAAG CAAGCAGAGTCCAGTCGACCTacaagcaccatgtaatgtcaACTGTTCTTGTTCTCTGTCTGTCTACGCTCCCGTTTGCAACGAAGTCGGAGTAACTTATTTCTCCGCATGCCACGCTGGATGCGCTCAATCAAGTGTTAAC AAAAGTTTCACTGACTGTGCATGTGAGACTGCCTCTTTTAACGACTCTGACGAACTTCAAATGTCTAGTTCAGTTGTAGAGGGCGCTTGTTTCTCTCCCTGTGGGAATGGGGTTATATTCCTCATTGTGCTGATCTGTGTGTTTGTGTTGGCTACATTCAGTGATCTCCTACGACTGACAATCATTGTtcg ATCAACATCTTCAGCCAATCGACTGGTGGCGTTGTGCTTGGCGTACTTGACGCAGATAATAG gaaTCGTACCATCAGGGTTGATTTTCGGCTCTTTGATAGACTCATCCTGCGTGGTATGGCAGGAATCTTGCGACGGTGTAGGAGCATGCTTGCTATACGACAGAGACTACTACAGACTATCATACAATGGTCTTGCGTTGGGTGTGGCTACTTTCAGCGCCCTTGTTATGTTTGTTGTGATGCTCTGGCCTGGGCGTAAATGGATTGCTTTAGCAGAAGAGGAACACGAGGGGCCCGGGCGGGAGTGGCCTGGTGAATTGGAGGAACAGGTGGACAGCAAAGGGGAGGAAGAAACTGCCtcttaa